A genome region from Blautia coccoides includes the following:
- a CDS encoding FeoB-associated Cys-rich membrane protein yields the protein MNAGTMIVLLILLCVVGLVVRKMVKDKKAGRTCGSCGGNCSCCHGTEKQK from the coding sequence ATGAATGCTGGAACTATGATCGTGCTTCTGATCCTGCTCTGTGTTGTGGGCCTGGTGGTAAGGAAAATGGTAAAGGACAAAAAGGCAGGCAGGACATGCGGAAGCTGCGGCGGAAACTGCAGCTGCTGTCATGGAACAGAAAAACAAAAGTAA
- the feoB gene encoding ferrous iron transport protein B: protein MSVKIALAGNPNCGKTTLFNALTGSNQFVGNWPGVTVEKKEGKLKGNKDVIIMDLPGIYSLSPYTLEEVVARNYLIAERPDAILNIVDGTNLERNLYLSTQLMELGIPVIMAVNMMDVVEKNGDIIKIGELSRQLGCEVVEISALKGTGIKEAADKAVRIAGKKSAGAPVHRFQKRVEEALDEIESLLDSKIPEGQRRFYAVKLFERDNKIGETTTGLPDVEAIIAAVEKDLDDDSESIITNERYTYIGTVIKKAYTKKSRGKMTTSDKIDGIVTNRFLGLPIFFAVMALVYYVSVSTVGGWATDWVNDGVFADGWNFLGISSLHVPAIPELLNNGLEAVNCAAWLQSLIVDGIVAGVGAVLGFVPQMLVLFLFLAFLEGCGYMARVAFIMDRIFRKFGLSGKSFIPMLIGTGCGVPGIMASRTIENDRDRKMTIMTTTFIPCSAKLPIIALIAGALFGGAWWVAPSAYIVGVLAIICSGIILKKTRKFSGDPAPFVMELPAYHMPTVGNVLRSMWERGWSFIKKAGTVILLSTIFIWFTQGFGFENGSFGMVDDMDHSLLAAIGKGISWLFIPLGWGDWKAAVAAVSGLVAKENVVGTFGILYGFSEVAENGAEIWGTLAGSFTAAAAYSFLVFNLLCAPCFAAMGAIKREMNNAGWFWFAIGYQTLLAYCSALVIYQMGHLLEGGAFGIGTVAAVIIIAVFLYLLFRPYKEKNTLDIKMKTGKAAKA, encoded by the coding sequence ATGTCAGTTAAAATTGCGCTTGCCGGCAACCCGAACTGTGGTAAGACTACGCTGTTCAATGCCCTTACAGGGTCCAACCAGTTCGTGGGAAACTGGCCCGGTGTTACAGTAGAAAAAAAGGAAGGAAAGCTGAAAGGAAACAAGGATGTGATCATCATGGACCTTCCGGGGATTTATTCCCTGTCTCCTTATACACTGGAGGAAGTGGTGGCCAGAAACTATCTGATCGCAGAGCGCCCTGACGCCATACTGAATATTGTAGATGGCACGAACCTGGAGAGGAATCTGTATCTGTCCACCCAGCTTATGGAGCTTGGCATTCCCGTGATCATGGCAGTGAACATGATGGATGTGGTGGAAAAAAACGGAGATATCATAAAGATTGGAGAATTATCCAGACAGCTTGGATGTGAAGTGGTTGAAATCTCCGCTTTGAAGGGAACCGGGATCAAAGAGGCGGCTGACAAAGCGGTGCGTATAGCCGGAAAGAAAAGTGCAGGCGCGCCGGTCCACAGATTCCAGAAACGTGTGGAGGAAGCGCTGGATGAGATCGAATCTTTGCTGGACAGCAAGATTCCGGAAGGTCAGAGACGCTTTTACGCAGTAAAGCTGTTTGAGAGAGATAATAAAATCGGTGAGACCACAACAGGACTGCCGGATGTGGAGGCGATCATCGCTGCTGTGGAAAAAGATTTGGATGATGACTCCGAAAGTATAATCACCAATGAGAGATATACATATATAGGAACAGTTATAAAAAAAGCATACACGAAAAAAAGCAGAGGGAAGATGACCACCTCAGATAAGATTGACGGGATCGTCACAAACCGTTTCCTTGGCCTTCCTATCTTCTTTGCTGTGATGGCACTGGTATATTATGTGTCTGTCAGTACCGTAGGCGGATGGGCCACAGACTGGGTGAATGATGGCGTGTTTGCAGACGGATGGAATTTCCTGGGTATCTCTTCCCTGCACGTCCCTGCCATACCTGAACTGCTGAACAACGGATTGGAAGCTGTCAACTGCGCAGCATGGCTTCAGAGCCTGATCGTGGACGGCATCGTTGCCGGCGTTGGCGCTGTACTTGGATTTGTGCCGCAGATGCTGGTACTGTTTCTCTTTTTAGCCTTCCTGGAGGGATGCGGATACATGGCCCGTGTTGCCTTTATTATGGACCGTATCTTCCGTAAATTCGGCCTTTCGGGAAAATCCTTCATACCGATGCTGATCGGGACAGGATGCGGTGTTCCGGGGATCATGGCCTCAAGGACCATAGAGAACGACAGAGACCGCAAGATGACCATTATGACCACCACATTCATTCCGTGCAGCGCAAAACTGCCGATCATCGCCCTTATTGCAGGTGCCCTGTTCGGCGGCGCATGGTGGGTGGCACCCAGTGCCTACATTGTGGGTGTTCTGGCTATCATCTGCTCCGGTATCATTTTAAAAAAGACCAGGAAATTCTCCGGGGACCCGGCACCTTTCGTTATGGAACTGCCGGCATACCATATGCCTACCGTGGGAAATGTTCTGCGCAGCATGTGGGAGAGAGGCTGGTCCTTTATCAAAAAAGCCGGTACGGTGATCCTTCTTTCCACTATATTTATCTGGTTTACTCAAGGATTTGGATTCGAGAACGGCTCCTTCGGCATGGTGGATGATATGGATCATTCCCTGCTGGCAGCCATCGGAAAAGGCATTTCCTGGCTGTTCATCCCTCTTGGATGGGGAGACTGGAAAGCGGCTGTGGCAGCAGTTTCCGGACTGGTTGCAAAAGAAAATGTGGTCGGTACCTTTGGTATCCTTTACGGATTCTCAGAAGTGGCAGAAAACGGTGCGGAAATCTGGGGAACTCTTGCGGGCAGCTTTACAGCAGCAGCAGCTTACTCCTTCCTGGTGTTCAACCTTTTGTGCGCGCCCTGCTTTGCGGCAATGGGAGCGATCAAACGTGAAATGAACAATGCAGGCTGGTTCTGGTTTGCTATTGGATACCAGACACTGCTGGCTTACTGCTCAGCTCTTGTGATCTACCAGATGGGACATCTGCTGGAAGGCGGAGCGTTTGGAATAGGAACGGTAGCGGCAGTCATTATCATAGCAGTATTTCTGTATTTGCTGTTCAGACCCTATAAAGAAAAAAATACTTTGGATATAAAAATGAAAACAGGAAAAGCCGCGAAGGCGTAA
- a CDS encoding FeoA family protein produces METLRNVKCGQSVKVVKLHGEGAVKRRIMDMGITKGTDVYVRKVAPFGDPVEVTVRGYELSLRKADAEMIEIQ; encoded by the coding sequence ATGGAGACACTGCGGAATGTAAAATGCGGACAGAGCGTCAAAGTGGTTAAACTACACGGAGAAGGCGCTGTGAAACGCCGCATCATGGATATGGGGATCACAAAGGGAACGGATGTCTATGTGAGAAAAGTAGCGCCCTTTGGTGACCCAGTAGAGGTTACGGTGAGAGGCTATGAGCTTTCCCTTCGGAAGGCAGACGCGGAGATGATCGAGATTCAGTAG
- a CDS encoding FeoA family protein — MPLTMASTGETKQIKKVGGREEIRRHLENLGFVTGTDVTVVSQLGGNVIVSVKDSRIAISSEMANRIMV; from the coding sequence ATGCCTTTGACTATGGCTTCAACAGGAGAGACAAAGCAGATCAAAAAAGTAGGCGGCAGAGAAGAGATAAGACGTCACCTGGAGAATCTGGGCTTTGTGACAGGTACTGACGTGACCGTTGTTTCCCAGTTAGGCGGAAACGTGATCGTCAGCGTGAAGGATTCCAGGATCGCCATCAGCAGTGAGATGGCCAACCGGATCATGGTTTGA